In the Commensalibacter melissae genome, TTGTTGGTAAAGGTGTATGGGGGGAACCTGAAAATCGTAAGGAAGTTATTGCAACTTTATATCGTACGTTAGAATTGGGGATTAATTTTATCGATACGGCAGATAGCTATGGTCCTTTTATCAGCGAAGAATTAATTTGCGAAGCACTTTATCCTTATCCGAAAAATTTATTGATTGGCACAAAAGGGGGGCACACTCGGCATGGGCCGGATATTTGGCGACCCATTGGCAGTCCAGATTATTTACGTCAATGTGTTTTAATGAGTATGCGTCGTCTAAAACTGGATCAAATCCGTTTATGGCAATTGCATCGTGTGGGGGAAGATACTTTTCCGGAATTACAGTTTGAAGCTATCGCCAAAATGCAGCAGGAGGGATTAATCGGTCATATTGGGTTATCTGCCGTATCTGTAGGGATGATTAAACGTGCGTCAAAATTTTTCAAGGTTGCTTCCGTTCAGAACAAATATAATCTGGTTAATCGGGAATCAGAAGCCGTTGTTGATTTTTGTGATGAAAATAATATCGCTTTCATACCTTATGCACCTTTGGAACAGGGGGTGAAATTCACTGGTCCTGTTCTTGAAGAAATTATGAACAAAAAACACGCCTCAGCCCGTCAGATAGCGTTGGCCTGGCTATTAAAACGTTCAAAAATCATTGTTCCCATTCCCGGAACGGGTTCCGTTCAACATTTAGAGGAAAATACAGCAGCGGTGAATGTTAATTTGACGGATGATGAATGGACAAAACTTGATTTGGAGGGGAAAAAGATTTGGGATAAACAAAAAAAATCTGCAAAATTATATTTGTAAACTGAATAAAAGATCGACATATTCTTGGAATAACAACATAGTTGTTTTTTACTCATATTAAAAATGTTATATAAGAATAACTCCTAATAATCGAGTTTTCACAATTGATGTAGAGTTTTTTTTATGTCTTCGAAAAATTCTGATCCGTCTAATACTGGTAATAAATATAGTAATTCAATTATAAAACGCCCCAGATACCGTATATGGCGGATGTTGGTTGGAATACTTGCAGGCTTGTTCCTTTTTATTCTTGCGGGAGGTGGATTATTTGCCTGGATAAAATATGAGGGAGCCGTACAGGATTTGCCTACTGTTGAGGGGTTGAAAAATTATGCCCCGCCTGTTATGAGCCGGATATATGCCAATAATGATCGTGTCATGGCAGAATTGGCATCAGAGCGGAGATTATTTGTTCCTATTACCCTTATTCCGGATCGGGTCAAGAACGCTTTTATCTCGACAGAGGACAAGAATTTTTATTCTCATGGCGGGATAGACCCCTTGGCAATTGTACGTGCGGTTGTACAAGATATGTTCCGTAAAACGTCAGGTAAGCGTCTGGTGGGGGCCTCAACGATTACGCAACAGGTTGCGCGTAATATGTTGCTTAACAATAAGCGGAATTTGAATCGCAAGATTAAGGAAGCTATCTTGGCAATTCGAATTGAACAATCCCTGACCAAAGATCAAATTCTGGAAATTTATTTAAATGAAATTTATCTTGGTGATGGTGCCTACGGGGTTGCTGCGGCCGCACAAACTTATTTTCATAAAAATCTTGATCAGCTGACCGTGGCAGAAGCGGCCTATCTCGGTGGATTGCCGAAGTCTCCTTATAATTATGATCTTTATCATCATCCAAAAGCAGGGCTGGAACGTCGTAATTTCGTTTTGAGCCGTATGCTAGAAACTGGTGCAATCAGCAAAGAAGTCTTGAAACAGGCAATGGATGAACCTCTGCAAGTGACACAATCTGTTATAAGACGTGGACCTTTGGCAGGAACACAATGGTTTTCCGAGGCTGTAAGGCGTGATCTGATAGATCGCTATGGAATGGATAAAACAATGCAGGGTGGTTTGGAAGTTCATACGAGTTTGGATCTGAAAAATCAAAATCTAGCAACAAGGTTAATGCAGCAGGCATTAATGAAATATGATCGGCAACATGGTTGGCGAGGTGCAATAAATCATTTAAATATTGAAGATGGAAAAGAATGGAGTGATTTGCTAGCCAGACAAAAAAATCCTGCCGGGATATTGGATGCATGGCGTGTTGCCATTGTTTTGAATAGTAGTACGGGAAAAGTTGGATGGTTGGAGAATAAGAATGAGAAATTGGCTTTATTAGAAAATAAGGATGTAAGTTGGACAAAGCGTTCTTCTCATCCATTAAAAATGGGAGATGTTGTTTTAATTGAGCCTTTGGCTAATAATGGTAAAGTCGCCTTGCGTCAGGTTCCTCTGATAGAAGGTGCGTTAATTTCTGTTGATGTTCAGACAGGCCGCGTTTTATCCATGTTTGGTGGATGGTCATTTGCTGAGTCACAGTTTAATCGAGCAACACAAGCTCAACGACAACCAGGCTCTTCTTTCAAACCCATAGCTTATCTGGCGGGGATGGAACAAAATATTCCGCCATCTCAGATTTTTATGGATTCCCCTTTTTCAGCAGGTAGCTGGCATCCAAACAACTATGAAAAAACATTCTGGGGACCAACAGCGTTACATAATGGCTTACGTTATTCAAGGAATTTGGTCACCATTCGTTTGGCCGCTCAAGTCGGGATGAATGCTATTTCAAATTTGGCAATTGCATTAGGTGAAGTAGATTCAATGCCTAAGGTTTTACCTGCCGTTTTGGGTGCTGTGGAGACAACGGTTTTCCGTCATGCTGGTGCCTATGCAAGTATTGCGGCAGAGGGGTTGTTAACAAAACCAACCTTAATTGACTATATTCAGGATCGGAATGGAAAGGTAATCTGGCATTCAGATGTCTTGAAGTTGGAACATTCGGAAGATCCAGATAGGCTTCCCCTTATTATTGATCATCGTAAACGTGTTGCATCAGCTCAAAGTTCCTATCAAATTATAACCATGATGGAAGACGTGATGAAACGTGGAACCGGTATGTCGGCAGCGCGTGGGATAGATCGTCCACTTGCCGGCAAGACAGGAACTAGTCAGGATTTTAATGATGCGTGGTTTGCAGGATTTTCACCGGATGTCGTGACAGTAGTATGGTTTGGGTTTGATCAGCCAAAAACATTGGGAAAAGGTATGTCTGGCGCTGTTGTTGCCGCGCCAGTTTGGAATGAATTCATGAAAAACATTCTGGCTAATCGTCCCAAACTTGATTTTGCAAAACCAGAAGGTGTTTTTCTAGCAAGTTATGATACGAGTAAAGGAAGTGTAACCGATGCTTTCAAGGAAGGACAAACCCCGGGAATTAGCATCAATTTGAATAAGGGGGCAGCAACGGGTGAGTTGACAGCCCAGGATACAGGAGCTGAAAATATACCTGATTCTGAAGAGTCCATGGATAGTAATGAGGGGATTGTATCTCCATCTAATGAAGGAAGTGAAAAAAAGATTGGTGAAAAAACAGGTCAATCTTCATCTTCAGGTGAAGGGGAAGATATAGGTATGGGTGGATTATATTAAGGTTGACCTTGTATTTTTATTAAAATCTTGTTAATTGGATTAATAATTAATTGCATTTAAGGTAAATAAAGGAAACGAGTATGTCTGCGGAGAGTGATACACTCCAACAAACAATAGAGCAGTCTTTAGAACTGCTGAGGAGGCATCTTTGACTGGGATACAGCTAAAGATCGTCTAGCCGAGTTAAATAACCGCATTGAAGATCCCAATCTATGGGATGATGCGGAAAATGCGCAAAAGATTATGCAGGAAAGAACAGGGCTTGCCAATCAAATTGAGCGGGTTGAACGGTTGGAGCAGGATTGCAAGGAAAATCTTGACCTAATTGCGTTGGCTGAACAGGACAATGACATGGAAATTGTTCAGGATGCCTTGCAACAATTGCAATCAATGGAAAAAGAAGTTAAACGTCTTGAATTGGAAAGTTTACTTTCTGGTGAAGCCGATCGGAATGACTGTTATCTGGAAGTGAATTCCGGGGCAGGAGGCACGGAAGCGCAGGATTGGGCTGAGATGATGTTAAGAATGTATACACGTTGGGCTGAACAACATGGTTATAAGGTAACCATGTTGGAAAGTACTGAAGGGGAACAGGCGGGTATAAAATCGGCAACATTGCAAATAAGCGGGATAAATGCCTATGGGTGGCTGAAAACTGAAGCAGGAGTTCATCGCTTGGTTCGTATTTCGCCTTTTGATTCCGCTAAAAGGCGTCATACATCTTTTGCTTCTGTTTGGGTTTATCCAGTTATAGATGATTCAATTGATATTGAAGTAAATGAATCAGATTTGAAAATCGATACGTATCGTGCATCGGGTGCTGGCGGACAGCATATCAATAAAACGGAATCAGCCATAAGAATTACCCATGTTCCAACAGGAATTATTGTCGCTTGTCAAACGGATCGATCACAACATCGTAATCGGGCAACAGCAATGGAAATGTTGAAGGCCCGTCTATATGAATTGGAATTAAAAAAACGCGAGGAAGAGGCGGCACAGACAGAAGCCAATAAAACTGATATAGGTTGGGGTCATCAAATCCGTTCTTATGTTTTGGCACCCTATCAATTGGTGAAAGATTTGCGAACGGATGTGGAAAAAACCAATCCAGATGCTGTTCTGGACGGTGATCTGGATGATTTCATGGCAGCGGCACTGGCTTTAAGGGTGGGGGCAACACGTTCAGAAGCAAGTGCGAAAGCAACATAATAAAAAGGCTTTGTTAAAAACTTTGACTAATAATGATTTATCAGTGGA is a window encoding:
- the prfB gene encoding peptide chain release factor 2 (programmed frameshift) encodes the protein MSAESDTLQQTIEQSLELLRRHLDWDTAKDRLAELNNRIEDPNLWDDAENAQKIMQERTGLANQIERVERLEQDCKENLDLIALAEQDNDMEIVQDALQQLQSMEKEVKRLELESLLSGEADRNDCYLEVNSGAGGTEAQDWAEMMLRMYTRWAEQHGYKVTMLESTEGEQAGIKSATLQISGINAYGWLKTEAGVHRLVRISPFDSAKRRHTSFASVWVYPVIDDSIDIEVNESDLKIDTYRASGAGGQHINKTESAIRITHVPTGIIVACQTDRSQHRNRATAMEMLKARLYELELKKREEEAAQTEANKTDIGWGHQIRSYVLAPYQLVKDLRTDVEKTNPDAVLDGDLDDFMAAALALRVGATRSEASAKAT
- a CDS encoding penicillin-binding protein 1A → MSSKNSDPSNTGNKYSNSIIKRPRYRIWRMLVGILAGLFLFILAGGGLFAWIKYEGAVQDLPTVEGLKNYAPPVMSRIYANNDRVMAELASERRLFVPITLIPDRVKNAFISTEDKNFYSHGGIDPLAIVRAVVQDMFRKTSGKRLVGASTITQQVARNMLLNNKRNLNRKIKEAILAIRIEQSLTKDQILEIYLNEIYLGDGAYGVAAAAQTYFHKNLDQLTVAEAAYLGGLPKSPYNYDLYHHPKAGLERRNFVLSRMLETGAISKEVLKQAMDEPLQVTQSVIRRGPLAGTQWFSEAVRRDLIDRYGMDKTMQGGLEVHTSLDLKNQNLATRLMQQALMKYDRQHGWRGAINHLNIEDGKEWSDLLARQKNPAGILDAWRVAIVLNSSTGKVGWLENKNEKLALLENKDVSWTKRSSHPLKMGDVVLIEPLANNGKVALRQVPLIEGALISVDVQTGRVLSMFGGWSFAESQFNRATQAQRQPGSSFKPIAYLAGMEQNIPPSQIFMDSPFSAGSWHPNNYEKTFWGPTALHNGLRYSRNLVTIRLAAQVGMNAISNLAIALGEVDSMPKVLPAVLGAVETTVFRHAGAYASIAAEGLLTKPTLIDYIQDRNGKVIWHSDVLKLEHSEDPDRLPLIIDHRKRVASAQSSYQIITMMEDVMKRGTGMSAARGIDRPLAGKTGTSQDFNDAWFAGFSPDVVTVVWFGFDQPKTLGKGMSGAVVAAPVWNEFMKNILANRPKLDFAKPEGVFLASYDTSKGSVTDAFKEGQTPGISINLNKGAATGELTAQDTGAENIPDSEESMDSNEGIVSPSNEGSEKKIGEKTGQSSSSGEGEDIGMGGLY
- a CDS encoding aldo/keto reductase, with amino-acid sequence MQSIDAALAGNFQFDHQIKINRMGFGAMRIVGKGVWGEPENRKEVIATLYRTLELGINFIDTADSYGPFISEELICEALYPYPKNLLIGTKGGHTRHGPDIWRPIGSPDYLRQCVLMSMRRLKLDQIRLWQLHRVGEDTFPELQFEAIAKMQQEGLIGHIGLSAVSVGMIKRASKFFKVASVQNKYNLVNRESEAVVDFCDENNIAFIPYAPLEQGVKFTGPVLEEIMNKKHASARQIALAWLLKRSKIIVPIPGTGSVQHLEENTAAVNVNLTDDEWTKLDLEGKKIWDKQKKSAKLYL